In the Methylomonas rhizoryzae genome, one interval contains:
- a CDS encoding nickel-dependent hydrogenase large subunit: MTVTNTPNGFHLDDAGRRVVVDPVTRIEGHMRCEVNIDADNMIRNAVSSGTMWRGLEVILKGRDPRDAWAFVQRICGVCTGTHALTSVRAVEDALKIKIPENANSIRNIMQLSLQAHDHLVHFYHLHALDWVNPVNALKADPNAVSALQQQISPSNPKSSPGYFRDTQNRLKKFVESGQLGPFKNGYWSNPAYLLPPEADLLAVTHYLEALDFQKDIMKIRTVFGGKDPHPNWLVGGVPCAINIDGVGAVGGVNMERLNLVSSIIDRTITFIDQIYIPDLLAIAQFYKGWLYGGGLSGSSVLAYGDIPDKANDYSAANLLMPQGAIINGDLSKVHEVDVRDPEQIKEYIPHSWYKYADESAGLHPWDGVTEPNYKLGAKTKGDRTHIQELDESAKYSWIKAPRWKGHAMEVGPLARYVVGYAQGHEEITEQINFVLKTLDVPVSALFSTLGRTAARGLEAQWAAGKMRYFMDKLMTNIKAGDLATANVERWDPDTWPSSVKGVGFTEAPRGALGHWLKIEDTKIANYQCVVPTTWNGSPRDEQGNIGAFEASLMNTKVKRPEEPVEILRTLHSFDPCLACSTHVISPDGSELTQVKVR, encoded by the coding sequence ATGACCGTCACCAATACCCCCAACGGCTTTCATCTGGACGACGCCGGCCGCCGCGTAGTGGTCGATCCGGTTACCCGCATCGAAGGCCACATGCGTTGCGAAGTCAACATCGACGCCGACAACATGATCCGCAACGCGGTATCCAGCGGCACCATGTGGCGCGGCCTGGAAGTGATTTTGAAAGGCCGCGATCCGCGCGACGCCTGGGCCTTCGTGCAACGCATCTGCGGCGTCTGCACCGGCACCCACGCCTTGACTTCGGTGCGCGCGGTCGAAGACGCGCTGAAAATCAAGATCCCGGAAAACGCCAACTCAATCCGCAACATCATGCAGTTGAGCTTGCAGGCGCACGACCACTTGGTGCATTTCTATCATTTGCACGCCTTGGATTGGGTCAATCCGGTCAACGCCTTGAAAGCCGATCCGAATGCGGTGTCGGCATTGCAGCAACAGATTTCGCCGAGCAACCCCAAGTCATCGCCCGGCTATTTCCGCGATACGCAAAACCGGCTGAAAAAATTCGTCGAATCCGGCCAGCTTGGTCCGTTCAAAAACGGCTATTGGAGTAATCCGGCCTATTTGCTGCCGCCGGAAGCCGATTTGCTGGCGGTAACCCACTACCTGGAAGCCTTGGATTTTCAAAAAGACATCATGAAAATCCGTACCGTGTTCGGCGGCAAGGATCCGCATCCGAACTGGCTGGTCGGCGGCGTGCCTTGCGCGATCAATATCGACGGCGTCGGCGCGGTCGGCGGGGTCAACATGGAGCGTTTGAATCTGGTGTCGTCCATCATCGACCGCACCATCACCTTCATCGACCAGATCTACATTCCGGACCTGTTGGCCATCGCCCAATTTTATAAAGGCTGGCTGTACGGCGGCGGCTTATCGGGTTCCAGCGTGCTGGCGTACGGCGACATTCCGGACAAAGCCAACGACTATTCGGCCGCCAATCTGTTGATGCCGCAAGGCGCGATCATCAACGGCGATTTAAGCAAGGTGCACGAAGTCGACGTGCGCGATCCCGAGCAGATCAAAGAGTACATTCCGCACTCCTGGTACAAATACGCCGACGAATCGGCAGGTTTGCATCCGTGGGACGGCGTGACCGAACCGAATTACAAATTAGGCGCTAAAACCAAAGGCGACCGCACCCACATTCAAGAGTTGGACGAATCGGCCAAATACTCGTGGATCAAAGCGCCACGCTGGAAAGGCCACGCGATGGAAGTCGGCCCGCTGGCCCGCTACGTAGTCGGCTATGCCCAAGGCCACGAGGAAATCACCGAGCAGATCAATTTCGTGCTGAAAACCCTGGACGTCCCGGTCAGCGCTTTGTTCTCCACCTTGGGCCGTACCGCCGCGCGCGGTCTGGAAGCGCAATGGGCCGCCGGCAAAATGCGCTACTTCATGGACAAATTGATGACGAACATCAAGGCCGGCGATTTGGCGACCGCCAACGTCGAGCGCTGGGATCCGGATACCTGGCCGAGCAGCGTCAAAGGCGTCGGTTTTACCGAAGCGCCGCGCGGCGCGTTAGGCCACTGGCTGAAAATCGAAGACACCAAGATCGCCAACTATCAATGCGTGGTACCCACGACCTGGAACGGATCGCCGCGCGACGAACAAGGCAACATCGGCGCCTTCGAAGCCTCGTTGATGAACACTAAGGTTAAACGACCGGAAGAACCGGTTGAGATTTTGCGTACCTTGCACAGTTTCGACCCTTGCCTGGCCTGTTCGACCCACGTTATCAGCCCGGACGGCAGCGAACTGACCCAGGTTAAAGTGCGTTAA
- the cybH gene encoding Ni/Fe-hydrogenase, b-type cytochrome subunit codes for MKAPDAPVYVYELPVRLWHAVNALAIVVLAVSGYLIASPLSSPAGEASANFLMGYIRFAHFAAGYLLAIGLVGRLYWAAVGNEHAKQIFLPPLLSPHFWEGVWCEVRWYCFLEKQPRHYIGHNPLAILAMHFVFVWGVLFMIFTGFALYGEGEGQGSWQFALFSSWLLPLFGDSQTVHTWHHLVMWFIVCFVLIHIYVAIREEKLSGQSMLATIATGWRSFRNDEPIDDAH; via the coding sequence ATGAAAGCGCCGGACGCTCCGGTTTACGTTTACGAACTGCCGGTCAGGCTGTGGCACGCGGTCAATGCGCTGGCCATCGTCGTGCTGGCTGTCTCCGGCTACTTGATTGCGTCGCCGTTATCGTCGCCGGCCGGCGAAGCTTCAGCCAATTTTCTGATGGGCTACATTCGCTTTGCGCATTTCGCCGCCGGTTACCTGCTGGCAATCGGTTTAGTGGGGCGCTTGTACTGGGCAGCGGTCGGTAACGAACACGCCAAACAAATTTTCCTGCCGCCCTTGCTCAGCCCACACTTCTGGGAAGGCGTGTGGTGCGAAGTCCGCTGGTATTGCTTTCTGGAAAAACAACCACGGCATTACATCGGCCACAATCCGCTAGCTATTTTGGCCATGCATTTCGTGTTCGTCTGGGGCGTGCTATTCATGATTTTCACCGGCTTTGCCCTGTACGGCGAAGGCGAAGGTCAAGGTAGCTGGCAATTTGCCCTGTTCAGCAGCTGGCTGTTACCGCTGTTCGGCGACAGCCAGACCGTGCATACCTGGCATCATCTGGTGATGTGGTTCATCGTTTGCTTCGTGTTAATCCATATCTACGTGGCGATACGCGAAGAAAAATTATCAGGACAAAGCATGCTGGCTACTATTGCTACCGGCTGGCGCAGCTTTCGCAACGACGAACCGATAGACGATGCCCACTAA
- a CDS encoding HyaD/HybD family hydrogenase maturation endopeptidase, which yields MKEAVNILLLGIGNLLWADEGFGVRVIEHLQKHYCFPDNVRVLDGGTQGVYLIEHVQNADVLVVFDAVDYGLAPATLKRVENDDVPNFLGAKKMSLHQTGFQEVLAMAQMLGQYPERLLLIGVQPEELEDYGGSLRPAVKAQIQPAIDLALAYLAEFGVSAQRLDSAAELDDPALNMHRYEQERPDAELACRLGDERVVRSAAFEIRPPHSLEDAMQVDVDYRGKY from the coding sequence ATGAAGGAAGCGGTCAACATTCTGCTGCTCGGCATCGGCAACCTGCTGTGGGCGGACGAAGGCTTCGGCGTGCGGGTCATCGAGCATCTGCAAAAACACTACTGTTTTCCGGATAACGTTCGAGTGTTGGATGGCGGAACCCAGGGTGTTTATTTGATCGAGCACGTGCAAAATGCCGACGTACTGGTGGTGTTTGACGCTGTAGATTACGGCTTGGCGCCGGCCACGCTGAAACGCGTCGAGAATGATGACGTGCCCAACTTTTTAGGCGCCAAAAAAATGAGCCTGCACCAAACCGGCTTTCAAGAAGTCTTGGCGATGGCGCAGATGCTAGGCCAATATCCCGAGCGTTTGTTGCTGATCGGTGTGCAGCCGGAAGAATTGGAAGATTACGGCGGCAGCCTGCGGCCGGCGGTCAAAGCGCAAATCCAGCCGGCGATCGATCTGGCCCTGGCCTATCTAGCCGAATTTGGGGTATCGGCGCAGCGGTTGGATAGCGCCGCCGAGTTGGACGATCCGGCATTGAATATGCATCGCTACGAGCAAGAGCGCCCCGATGCCGAGCTTGCCTGCCGGCTTGGCGACGAACGCGTGGTTCGCTCCGCCGCATTCGAAATACGTCCACCGCACTCTTTAGAGGACGCCATGCAAGTGGATGTCGACTACCGGGGAAAATACTGA
- a CDS encoding HypC/HybG/HupF family hydrogenase formation chaperone — protein MCIGIPMQVVETGLGSAICEYRGQLSRIDMMLVGDQPVGTWILVFLDTAREVVSAEKATQISDALEAMRLAMQGQTNIDHLFADLVDREPELPEFLRR, from the coding sequence ATGTGCATAGGCATACCCATGCAAGTCGTGGAAACAGGCTTAGGTTCGGCAATTTGCGAGTATCGCGGCCAGCTGAGCCGCATCGACATGATGCTGGTTGGCGACCAGCCGGTAGGCACCTGGATTTTGGTGTTTCTGGATACCGCCCGCGAAGTGGTCAGCGCGGAAAAGGCCACGCAAATCAGCGACGCCCTGGAAGCCATGCGCTTGGCCATGCAAGGACAAACCAACATTGACCATTTATTTGCCGACTTAGTCGACCGCGAGCCGGAACTGCCGGAGTTTTTACGCCGATGA
- a CDS encoding thioredoxin domain-containing protein, with the protein MSALLEQLQTRHGLPLLDADNFDLFVYGHADVVLFFANDPGIFPESHDVAIVLPELLKAYAGRLHGALIARTVERELQARYRFTGWPTLIFLRRGEYLGAITGIKDWQEYGREFSRILASQPSAPPGFDIGKVCSGQA; encoded by the coding sequence ATGAGCGCCTTACTGGAACAGCTGCAAACCCGCCACGGGCTACCGCTGCTGGACGCCGACAACTTCGACCTGTTCGTTTACGGCCACGCCGACGTCGTGCTGTTTTTCGCTAACGATCCGGGTATATTTCCGGAAAGCCACGACGTGGCCATCGTGTTGCCCGAGCTGCTTAAAGCCTACGCCGGCCGCTTGCACGGCGCGCTGATTGCCCGCACGGTTGAGCGCGAACTACAAGCCCGCTACCGTTTTACCGGCTGGCCTACCCTGATATTCCTGCGCCGCGGCGAGTATTTGGGCGCGATTACCGGCATCAAGGACTGGCAGGAATACGGCCGGGAATTCAGCCGCATCTTGGCCTCGCAGCCCAGCGCGCCGCCGGGGTTTGACATCGGCAAGGTGTGTAGCGGGCAGGCCTGA
- a CDS encoding toxin-antitoxin system HicB family antitoxin translates to MSALSLRLPNSVHRHVKEFAQKEGVSINQFIASAVAEKVSALATEDYLNARSERADKNAFDAILQNVCDRPPLSGDEF, encoded by the coding sequence ATGAGTGCATTAAGCCTAAGACTCCCCAATTCCGTTCATAGACACGTCAAAGAATTTGCACAAAAGGAAGGGGTTTCCATTAACCAATTCATCGCTAGCGCCGTGGCCGAAAAGGTATCGGCATTGGCAACTGAGGATTACTTGAACGCTCGTTCCGAGCGAGCGGATAAAAATGCGTTTGATGCTATTTTGCAAAACGTTTGCGACAGACCACCATTAAGCGGCGACGAATTTTAA
- a CDS encoding REP-associated tyrosine transposase: MGRSRYRILQSEYPHFLTCTVLNWIPLSTRPATVQIVLDALSYRRQQNGWRIYGYVILENHMHLLIQTDDLANQLAHFKSYTARQLIDYFHGIKAERLLVQLTWFRKAHKTDRAYQLWEEGSHPQSIDNPEVLRQKLDYIHLNPAKRGYVDLPEHWRYSSARDYAGLAGLLPVYRDWF, encoded by the coding sequence ATGGGTCGCAGCCGATACCGCATTCTCCAGTCAGAGTATCCGCACTTTTTGACCTGCACAGTCTTGAACTGGATACCGCTATCCACCCGCCCGGCCACCGTGCAAATCGTACTGGACGCTTTGTCTTATCGCCGACAACAGAACGGCTGGCGGATTTACGGGTATGTGATATTGGAAAATCACATGCATTTACTGATACAAACCGACGATCTAGCCAACCAACTCGCCCATTTCAAATCTTACACTGCCCGCCAGTTGATCGACTATTTTCACGGAATCAAAGCCGAGCGGCTATTGGTCCAACTCACATGGTTTCGCAAAGCGCATAAAACCGACAGGGCATATCAATTGTGGGAAGAAGGCAGCCATCCGCAGTCGATCGATAATCCCGAAGTCTTAAGGCAGAAGCTGGATTACATCCACCTCAACCCGGCCAAACGCGGTTATGTCGATTTGCCGGAACATTGGCGATATTCCAGCGCCCGCGATTATGCTGGGTTGGCGGGTTTGTTACCGGTTTATCGCGATTGGTTTTAG
- a CDS encoding hydrogenase expression/formation protein — protein sequence MTSIPLPIFGQGSQPAEEDGAELDYLTMPEEMAIYRMPQISSDLKAPELAPARAVAECLQQALLAYPEVMPVIDLTGLDSANRAFIDELLGEGEVSALGAGGLRVQESVLAGVWRSQQLEGQQVIADCLEVGVIPQALLQSAFAGAAAQVETDIVNLPEGVMNALPLLAELNAKIAEYRPGTEAHVINLSLLPQTEQDLALLEQRLGKGPVTILSRGYGNCRITATATRNVWWVRYFNSQDTLILNTLEVSDMPNVACASSEDIADSAQRLEEILKVYL from the coding sequence ATGACAAGCATACCCCTCCCAATTTTCGGCCAAGGCTCCCAACCCGCCGAAGAAGACGGCGCCGAGCTGGATTACCTGACCATGCCGGAAGAAATGGCCATCTATCGGATGCCGCAGATCTCTTCCGACTTGAAAGCGCCGGAACTGGCTCCGGCACGGGCCGTAGCCGAGTGCTTGCAGCAGGCATTGCTGGCTTATCCTGAGGTAATGCCGGTCATCGATCTGACCGGTTTGGATTCGGCGAACCGCGCGTTTATCGATGAGTTGCTCGGCGAGGGAGAAGTCAGTGCCCTGGGTGCAGGCGGACTGCGGGTGCAGGAATCGGTTTTGGCCGGAGTATGGCGCTCGCAACAGCTTGAGGGGCAGCAAGTGATTGCCGACTGCCTGGAAGTCGGCGTGATCCCGCAAGCCTTGTTGCAGTCGGCGTTCGCCGGCGCGGCAGCGCAGGTCGAGACCGATATCGTCAACTTGCCGGAAGGCGTGATGAATGCGTTGCCGCTGCTAGCGGAACTGAATGCCAAGATTGCCGAGTACCGGCCCGGCACCGAAGCTCACGTCATCAATTTAAGCCTGTTGCCGCAAACCGAACAAGACTTGGCTTTGCTGGAACAACGCTTGGGCAAAGGGCCGGTAACGATATTGTCGCGCGGCTACGGCAACTGCCGGATAACGGCGACCGCCACCCGTAACGTTTGGTGGGTGCGCTATTTTAATTCACAGGACACGTTGATTTTGAACACATTGGAAGTCAGCGACATGCCCAACGTCGCCTGCGCCTCTAGCGAAGACATCGCCGACAGCGCCCAGCGGCTGGAGGAAATATTGAAGGTTTATCTATGA
- a CDS encoding rubredoxin: MSESFFSGAYGGDAARLDAKAKLECKICWHVYDPDCGDEVWQIPPGTAFADLPDHWSCPECGAPKRDFLLLES; encoded by the coding sequence ATGAGCGAGAGCTTTTTCTCCGGCGCTTACGGCGGCGATGCCGCACGGCTGGATGCTAAAGCCAAGCTGGAATGCAAGATTTGCTGGCACGTGTACGACCCGGACTGCGGCGACGAGGTGTGGCAAATTCCGCCGGGTACCGCTTTCGCCGATTTGCCCGATCACTGGAGCTGCCCGGAATGCGGCGCGCCGAAACGGGATTTCCTGTTGTTGGAATCGTAA
- the hybE gene encoding [NiFe]-hydrogenase assembly chaperone HybE, translating to MEWQDSSQIQHALEARFNAILTERMQDVPLLNPKLSVQALPFYPFNGDWVGILLTPWFMNLLLLPGAHSDWVAQAPGCKFECAFPYGSFTFTVAEEKDLGRYGLCSLFSPMFQFEDQKAAVAAGEAALQGLLSVPQQPMSRRDLLRGQFGPAK from the coding sequence GTGGAATGGCAGGACAGCTCACAAATCCAACACGCGTTGGAAGCGCGCTTTAACGCCATATTGACCGAGCGGATGCAGGACGTGCCGTTGCTCAATCCAAAATTGTCGGTGCAGGCGTTGCCGTTTTACCCGTTTAACGGCGACTGGGTTGGTATATTGCTGACACCCTGGTTCATGAACCTGCTGTTACTGCCAGGAGCGCATAGCGATTGGGTTGCTCAAGCCCCAGGTTGCAAGTTCGAGTGCGCTTTTCCGTACGGCTCTTTTACGTTTACCGTTGCCGAAGAAAAAGATTTAGGCCGTTACGGACTATGCTCGCTGTTTTCGCCGATGTTCCAATTCGAAGATCAAAAGGCGGCAGTCGCCGCTGGCGAAGCGGCGTTGCAAGGCCTGTTGAGTGTGCCGCAACAACCAATGAGCCGTAGAGATTTACTGCGCGGACAGTTCGGCCCTGCTAAATGA
- a CDS encoding nickel-dependent hydrogenase large subunit: MSPGGELEILLRHRGGTAQSAKISSTRPLAARVLIGKTPNEVLALVPMLFSLCADAHSYAALMACLAALDQAYDEETDLAHVQLLYAETLREHVWRILLDWPVMLDEAADKSALAGVLNCSRRFKSALFVEAAAFSLDAKSSLNFSAAALVADELVHLIDAAVFSGCMTEFAALQYEEDMRSWLAGNNSWAGRIVQRLYPWGWQAAGCNPIAALPNLDSYELLQRLRADDAEAFCLTPTWQGVCFENTPYSLQQSPLLAALRVNYGNGLLARFVALLQEVSLFCAHLRTTESNVLLTDSVGDGDAGLAQVQAARGVLIHALELRDERVYDYRIVAPTEWNFHPQGVAARGLANLRAKDNEELRRQAQWWIQAIDPCVPYRLTLEEI; encoded by the coding sequence ATGAGTCCCGGCGGCGAATTAGAGATTCTGTTACGCCATCGCGGCGGAACAGCGCAGTCCGCGAAGATTAGCTCGACCCGTCCGCTGGCAGCGCGGGTGCTAATCGGCAAAACGCCGAACGAAGTATTGGCGCTGGTACCCATGCTGTTTTCGCTATGTGCCGATGCGCATAGCTACGCGGCTTTAATGGCGTGTTTAGCTGCATTGGACCAAGCGTACGACGAGGAAACCGATTTAGCACACGTACAGCTGCTATATGCCGAAACCTTGCGCGAACACGTCTGGCGTATCTTGCTCGACTGGCCTGTTATGCTCGATGAAGCGGCCGACAAATCCGCGCTGGCCGGTGTGCTGAACTGCAGCCGCCGTTTTAAATCGGCCTTATTCGTTGAAGCAGCGGCGTTTAGCTTGGATGCAAAGTCGTCGTTAAACTTCAGTGCCGCAGCACTGGTTGCGGACGAATTGGTTCATTTAATCGATGCCGCAGTATTCTCCGGCTGCATGACCGAGTTCGCGGCGTTGCAGTATGAAGAGGATATGCGGTCTTGGTTGGCGGGCAACAACAGTTGGGCAGGTCGAATCGTACAGCGCTTGTATCCCTGGGGCTGGCAAGCCGCCGGCTGCAACCCGATAGCAGCACTACCGAATTTGGACAGTTATGAACTGCTACAGCGACTGCGCGCGGACGATGCCGAAGCGTTTTGCCTTACGCCGACTTGGCAAGGAGTGTGCTTCGAGAATACACCTTACAGTTTGCAGCAGTCACCGTTGCTGGCGGCATTGCGTGTTAACTACGGCAACGGTCTGCTCGCCCGCTTCGTCGCTTTGCTGCAAGAGGTAAGCCTGTTTTGTGCTCACTTACGCACAACTGAATCCAATGTGCTTTTGACCGATAGCGTGGGTGACGGCGACGCCGGCTTGGCGCAGGTACAGGCGGCTCGCGGCGTATTAATTCACGCGCTGGAACTGCGCGATGAGCGGGTGTACGATTACCGCATCGTGGCGCCGACCGAGTGGAATTTTCATCCGCAAGGTGTCGCGGCGCGCGGTTTAGCCAACTTACGAGCGAAGGACAATGAGGAGCTACGCCGGCAAGCGCAATGGTGGATACAAGCGATAGATCCCTGCGTGCCGTATCGGTTAACTTTGGAGGAAATCTAG
- the hypA gene encoding hydrogenase maturation nickel metallochaperone HypA, which yields MHEMSLCESILQTLEQQAPLQNYAKVKTVWLEIGALAGVEIEALKFSFDLVVKGSLADAAKLEIIEIPGEAWCMPCGRNVPVRQLYDECPLCGSHQIQVSGGDQMRIKELEVE from the coding sequence ATGCACGAAATGTCGCTCTGCGAAAGTATTTTACAAACCCTGGAGCAGCAGGCGCCGCTACAAAACTATGCCAAGGTAAAGACAGTCTGGCTGGAAATTGGCGCTTTGGCCGGGGTGGAAATCGAAGCGTTAAAGTTCAGCTTCGATCTAGTGGTAAAAGGCTCTCTGGCCGACGCGGCCAAACTGGAAATTATCGAAATACCGGGTGAAGCCTGGTGTATGCCGTGCGGGCGCAACGTGCCGGTCCGGCAGTTATACGACGAATGCCCGCTATGTGGCAGTCATCAGATTCAAGTGAGCGGCGGCGATCAAATGCGGATTAAAGAATTGGAGGTAGAGTAA
- the hypB gene encoding hydrogenase nickel incorporation protein HypB, whose product MCGVCGCGEGLNHSHEHDHDHQHGDVHEHHHVRAHSHSQHHHHHEHNHSHGPAHAHAPGLTPARMVQIEQDILSANNRYAGDNRRYFGERGILALNLVSSPGSGKTTLLTETVLRLKDQIAMAVIEGDQQTARDADRIRATGVPAVQINTGKGCHLDAHRVGHALESLNLPEKSLLFIENVGNLVCPSAFDLGEAHKVVILSVTEGEDKPIKYPDMFHAADLMILNKTDLLPHLDFDVAQCIRYAKQVNPKIRVLQLSAKTGEGMDNWLQWLRAELALQGIGYA is encoded by the coding sequence ATGTGCGGCGTCTGCGGCTGCGGCGAGGGCCTGAACCACTCGCATGAACACGATCACGATCATCAACATGGCGACGTGCACGAACACCACCATGTGCGTGCCCACAGCCATAGCCAGCACCACCATCACCACGAACACAACCACAGCCATGGTCCGGCACACGCGCATGCGCCCGGCTTGACCCCGGCACGGATGGTGCAGATCGAACAGGATATTTTGTCCGCCAATAACCGTTATGCCGGCGACAACCGGCGCTATTTCGGCGAGCGCGGTATCTTGGCGTTAAATCTGGTGTCCAGTCCGGGCTCCGGCAAAACCACTTTGCTGACTGAAACCGTGCTGCGTTTGAAAGACCAGATAGCGATGGCGGTAATCGAAGGCGACCAGCAAACAGCCCGCGACGCCGACCGCATCCGCGCTACCGGCGTGCCGGCCGTGCAGATCAACACCGGCAAAGGCTGCCACCTGGACGCACACCGGGTCGGTCATGCCCTGGAAAGTCTGAATCTGCCGGAAAAAAGCCTGCTGTTCATCGAAAACGTCGGCAATCTGGTTTGTCCGTCCGCCTTCGATTTGGGCGAAGCCCACAAGGTGGTGATTCTGTCGGTCACCGAGGGCGAGGATAAACCGATCAAATATCCGGACATGTTTCATGCCGCCGATTTGATGATTTTGAATAAAACCGACCTGCTGCCGCATCTGGATTTCGACGTGGCACAATGCATCCGCTACGCCAAACAGGTCAACCCGAAAATCCGCGTGTTGCAGCTTTCTGCCAAAACCGGCGAGGGCATGGACAATTGGCTGCAATGGCTGCGGGCGGAGTTGGCGTTGCAGGGGATTGGCTATGCCTGA
- a CDS encoding addiction module protein: MTIAEIKSLPVSERMLLMEEIWDSLCREPEPIASPQWHQEVLNGRMERLASHQAKLLTLQELKDRNR; the protein is encoded by the coding sequence ATGACCATAGCCGAAATCAAATCGCTCCCCGTCAGCGAACGCATGTTGTTAATGGAGGAAATCTGGGACAGTCTTTGCCGAGAGCCGGAGCCGATCGCCTCGCCGCAATGGCACCAAGAGGTGCTCAACGGCAGAATGGAGCGCCTCGCCTCGCATCAAGCCAAATTGCTGACGTTGCAGGAGTTGAAAGACCGCAATCGATGA
- a CDS encoding type II toxin-antitoxin system RelE/ParE family toxin: protein MIAKELLFLEKVAADLQTGKRFYDASQPGVGGYFFDSLIADIESLHLYAGIHEKQFGLFRMLAKRFPYAIYYDVTDSAIIVVAVLDLRRNPIRIASRLNSPTS from the coding sequence ATGATCGCTAAAGAATTGCTGTTTTTAGAAAAAGTGGCCGCCGATTTACAAACGGGCAAACGGTTTTACGACGCCAGCCAACCTGGAGTCGGTGGATACTTTTTTGACAGCCTGATTGCCGATATTGAATCCCTGCACTTATACGCCGGCATACATGAAAAGCAATTCGGTTTATTCCGCATGCTGGCCAAACGCTTTCCTTATGCGATTTATTACGACGTTACCGATTCGGCGATTATCGTCGTTGCGGTGCTCGATTTACGGCGTAATCCGATCCGGATCGCAAGCCGGTTAAATAGTCCAACGTCTTGA
- a CDS encoding HypC/HybG/HupF family hydrogenase formation chaperone, whose product MCLALPAQIVEIAPAGDMATASVDGVKVEVSLALVEDIKVGDYVLVHVGYALNKIDEDEALKTLALFAEAGLIAS is encoded by the coding sequence ATGTGCCTTGCTCTCCCTGCCCAAATTGTTGAAATAGCACCCGCCGGCGACATGGCCACCGCATCGGTGGACGGCGTTAAGGTCGAGGTGTCGCTGGCATTGGTGGAAGACATCAAAGTAGGTGATTATGTATTGGTCCATGTCGGTTACGCCCTGAACAAAATCGACGAAGACGAAGCCTTGAAGACCCTGGCTTTGTTTGCCGAAGCCGGTTTGATTGCCTCATGA